The Sylvia atricapilla isolate bSylAtr1 chromosome 5, bSylAtr1.pri, whole genome shotgun sequence genome includes a window with the following:
- the LGALS1 gene encoding galectin-1 — protein sequence MSCGPVCTNLGLKPGQRLTVKGKIAPNAKSFVMNLGKDATLLGLHFNPRFDAHGDVNTIVCNTKKVEEWGAEHRETTFPFQKGGTVEITFGVNQNDVTVHLPGHQFTFPNRLNLSVFDYFDTQGDFTLQSLSWE from the exons atgTCTTGC GGACCAGTGTGCACCAACTTGGGTCTCAAGCCTGGCCAGCGCCTCACTGTCAAGGGGAAGATTGCACCAAATGCCAAGAG CTTTGTGATGAATCTGGGCAAGGATGCCACCCTCCTTGGACTTCACTTCAATCCCCGTTTTGATGCTCATGGTGATGTGAACACCATTGTGTGCAACACAAAGAAGGTGGAAGAATGgggtgcagagcacagggagactACCTTTCCTTTCCAGAAAGGGGGCACAGTAGAG ATCACTTTTGGTGTCAACCAAAATGACGTAACAGTCCACCTGCCAGGCCACCAGTTCACGTTCCCTAACCGGCTTAACCTCTCTGTCTTTGACTACTTTGATACACAGGGGGACTTCACACTCCAGTCCCTCAGCTGGGAATAA